The following proteins are encoded in a genomic region of Cyclonatronum proteinivorum:
- a CDS encoding thiolase family protein, which yields MKNVVIVGAYRTPIGSFGGSLASFSAPELGAAAITGLLKKTNCKPNDVQEVIMGCVLTAGMGQAPARQAALKAGLGYDTPCTTVNKVCASGMKAVMMAVNQIQTGEADVIVAGGMESMSNVPYYLPQQRYGAKLGHVQAQDGIIKDGLWDVYKDFHMGNAAEITAKEMNISREDQDAFAIESYKRAQKATAEGWFKDEIIPINVKDRKGNVTKVEADEEVNRVNFDKLPGLRPVFQKDGTITAANASSINDGAAALLVMSEEKATELGLTPIARITGQASAGKEPEWFTIAPADAIPRALKRAGLTVEQIDLFEINEAFSVVSIANNQLLKLDPAKVNIHGGAVSIGHPIGCSGARIIVSLLHALKRTGGKTGCAGICNGGGGASALVVEMI from the coding sequence ATGAAAAACGTCGTTATTGTCGGCGCCTACCGCACGCCGATCGGATCATTTGGCGGAAGCCTCGCCTCCTTCAGCGCCCCTGAGCTGGGCGCGGCAGCCATCACCGGACTCCTCAAAAAAACCAACTGCAAACCCAATGATGTGCAGGAAGTCATCATGGGCTGCGTGCTCACTGCGGGCATGGGGCAGGCGCCAGCGCGTCAGGCCGCGCTCAAAGCGGGCCTCGGCTACGACACCCCCTGCACGACCGTCAACAAAGTGTGCGCTTCCGGCATGAAAGCCGTGATGATGGCCGTGAACCAAATCCAGACCGGCGAAGCCGATGTAATCGTAGCCGGCGGCATGGAGAGCATGAGCAACGTGCCCTACTACCTGCCGCAGCAACGCTATGGCGCCAAACTCGGACACGTGCAGGCGCAGGACGGCATCATCAAGGACGGCCTTTGGGATGTGTACAAAGATTTCCACATGGGCAACGCCGCTGAAATCACGGCAAAAGAGATGAACATCAGCCGCGAAGATCAGGACGCCTTCGCCATTGAGTCCTACAAGCGGGCCCAAAAAGCCACCGCAGAAGGCTGGTTTAAGGATGAAATCATCCCCATCAATGTGAAAGACCGCAAAGGCAATGTCACCAAAGTTGAAGCCGACGAAGAAGTCAACCGCGTCAACTTCGACAAGCTTCCGGGCCTGCGTCCGGTTTTCCAGAAAGACGGCACCATCACAGCGGCCAACGCGAGCTCCATCAACGACGGCGCCGCGGCCCTTTTGGTGATGAGCGAAGAAAAAGCCACCGAGCTTGGCCTCACGCCCATCGCGCGCATCACAGGTCAGGCAAGTGCCGGCAAAGAGCCCGAGTGGTTCACGATTGCCCCGGCTGATGCCATCCCCCGCGCCCTCAAGCGCGCCGGCCTCACCGTTGAGCAGATCGACCTCTTCGAAATCAACGAAGCCTTCTCTGTGGTTTCCATCGCCAACAATCAGCTGCTCAAGCTCGACCCGGCGAAAGTCAACATTCACGGCGGCGCGGTCAGCATTGGTCACCCGATCGGCTGCTCCGGCGCCCGCATCATCGTGAGCCTGCTGCACGCCCTCAAACGCACCGGCGGCAAAACCGGCTGCGCAGGCATCTGCAACGGCGGCGGCGGCGCATCCGCACTCGTGGTCGAAATGATCTAA
- the porU gene encoding type IX secretion system sortase PorU, protein MMTAPFAAQSQHLQVVHATPEFTEYAFSNDSLRVFAPAFLDVPYRDGELRYRILEQDIVRASSPRLSRVEAQHGSEEDIFTLLADTRAPLAQASAPREVRKQYRSALQLNIARRDATQADQFLITRSLRIRVYNDQTWTPQAAAAYARISQRIQSEGNHPLSTGSWYQIPVTRNGIYRLDRTYLRDLGIDTDNIDPRNIQLWGTNGYELPLPNADARPAFTQIPIIVEGESDGSFGANDAVIFYGNEVNERIFDPISRSWTHHTHAYATTNFVYLTIGSERGERLQPFQAQGSVSEEIDRFRDFIFIEEELHMPESQQRSGTLWFGQLFTPEFSNQVIVRDTLPGFIPNSTIEFNARMAGRSRSLMTFEFSRDNAIFGTVNIAPINDLSASTGRSANITNVVRQLNNVTLDNERLEIRARFMTTTPESRGWVDFINIRAERLLAPKNGILHFLSPDLSTSTTQLARYSFTGFSSRPLVMDVTNPVNPVLIPAEGSGSNWSARYFYNPGRKLIAATRFYTPAPGTAVENQNLHGINFFPDYVIVTAERLLEPAQRLADYRAARNGLRPVIVTQNQIFHEFSGGVPDPVAIRDFMKFLYDRAGLSDERMPRYLMLFGNATFDYKGIEDTSVENLVFNFQHYVDADNLTRTGTYGSDDFFGFLGDDEGSWLASDRNNRLDIEIGRIPVVSAEQAHIIIDKIEAFENLDQAGDWRTLFTFTADDNMNSNNNDRDLHTFNADFVAEAIDEDATGIRVRKLYQFSFPLENTPAGRRVPQGTTALVNQINAGTLTLHFSGHGAEQVLTQQRLFQSSDIPRLTNRERPMIMITATCSFGRYDDNVDFSGAEKLMLHDNGGSVAAMTTSRVVFTSSSPNETQDNNFALHIELTRQMVMRNPDGSNRTIGDVYRTTKNFILDNNEAANRNSINNRKFVLLGDPAMSMGLPEQQMEITAINGLPVSTSNAPLQLRSLDRVSVEGRVLGTGGTTDNSFNGEGILRVFDASRLELLPNPDVTCNLLSPDCGFRVQNDILFNGRVSITDGQFSTEFIVPQDIAYSDSLARIHIYGINPGVSDAVGSFSNFFLNGINPNAVNTFEGPQLDAYLNDDSFVNGNLVNRDPTLVVDVFSEGGVNTTGAGVGHEIIGTLRNADRPAEERTFILNEFYTSALDDFTRGRIEYPLDNLEDGAWSLYVRAWDVFNNVGETEIFFDVSGGDELAIRNVYNYPNPMHNFTRFAFEHNQPVGQPLDVFIRVYTLSGRPVAQIRESRITNGNLEMFEWNGRDDDNNRLAAGTYLYHVRVRTDGPNGRQTQEHIERLVIIR, encoded by the coding sequence ATGATGACCGCCCCCTTTGCTGCCCAATCGCAGCATTTGCAGGTGGTTCACGCTACGCCTGAATTCACGGAGTACGCATTTTCCAACGACAGCCTTCGCGTGTTTGCGCCAGCCTTCCTCGATGTTCCTTACCGCGATGGTGAGCTTCGGTACCGTATTCTCGAACAGGACATCGTGCGCGCAAGTAGTCCGCGCCTTTCCAGGGTGGAAGCACAGCACGGTTCCGAAGAAGACATCTTCACCCTCCTTGCCGATACCCGCGCTCCGCTTGCACAGGCCTCTGCACCCCGTGAAGTGCGCAAACAGTACCGCTCCGCGCTTCAGCTCAACATCGCCCGCCGTGACGCTACACAAGCTGATCAGTTCCTCATCACGCGCAGCCTGCGCATACGGGTGTACAATGATCAGACCTGGACCCCGCAGGCAGCGGCAGCCTACGCGCGCATTTCACAGCGGATCCAAAGCGAAGGCAATCACCCGCTGAGCACCGGCAGCTGGTATCAGATCCCCGTTACCCGAAACGGCATATACCGGCTCGACCGCACCTACCTGCGGGATCTTGGCATTGATACCGACAACATCGATCCCCGCAACATTCAGCTCTGGGGCACAAACGGCTACGAGCTTCCCCTGCCCAATGCGGACGCACGTCCGGCCTTCACACAAATTCCCATCATCGTCGAAGGCGAAAGCGACGGCAGTTTTGGCGCCAACGACGCCGTCATTTTCTACGGCAATGAAGTCAATGAGCGCATTTTCGACCCGATCTCCCGCAGCTGGACCCACCACACACACGCCTACGCAACGACCAACTTTGTGTATCTGACCATAGGCAGCGAGCGCGGCGAACGCCTGCAGCCTTTTCAGGCGCAGGGCAGCGTGAGCGAAGAAATAGACCGCTTCCGGGATTTTATCTTTATCGAAGAAGAGCTTCACATGCCGGAATCGCAGCAGCGCTCCGGCACCCTCTGGTTTGGTCAGCTCTTCACCCCCGAATTCAGCAATCAGGTGATTGTACGCGACACCCTCCCCGGCTTCATCCCTAACAGCACCATCGAGTTTAATGCCCGCATGGCCGGGCGGTCGCGCTCCCTCATGACCTTCGAATTCAGCCGCGACAACGCGATTTTCGGCACCGTCAACATCGCGCCCATTAACGACCTCTCCGCTTCTACCGGACGCTCGGCCAACATCACCAATGTTGTACGGCAGCTCAACAACGTGACCCTTGATAACGAGCGGCTCGAAATCCGGGCCCGATTCATGACCACAACCCCCGAATCGCGGGGCTGGGTTGATTTCATCAATATCCGTGCGGAGCGCCTGCTTGCGCCCAAAAACGGTATCCTTCACTTCCTTTCGCCGGACCTTTCCACTTCCACCACACAGCTTGCACGCTACAGCTTCACCGGCTTTTCGTCGCGTCCGCTGGTGATGGATGTCACCAATCCCGTTAACCCGGTGCTCATCCCGGCTGAAGGCAGCGGCAGCAACTGGTCGGCACGCTACTTCTACAATCCGGGCCGCAAGCTGATTGCCGCTACCCGCTTTTATACCCCCGCGCCCGGAACTGCGGTCGAAAACCAAAACCTGCACGGGATCAACTTCTTCCCGGATTACGTGATCGTAACCGCTGAACGCCTGCTCGAACCCGCGCAGCGCCTCGCCGATTACCGCGCCGCACGCAACGGACTCCGCCCCGTAATTGTAACGCAGAACCAGATTTTTCATGAATTCAGCGGCGGCGTACCTGATCCGGTTGCCATCCGTGACTTCATGAAATTTCTGTACGACCGCGCCGGCCTCAGCGATGAACGTATGCCCCGCTATCTCATGCTGTTCGGAAATGCAACCTTCGACTACAAAGGTATCGAAGACACCTCCGTTGAAAACCTCGTGTTCAACTTTCAGCACTACGTTGACGCCGATAACCTCACCCGCACCGGCACCTACGGCAGTGACGACTTTTTTGGATTTTTAGGGGATGATGAAGGTTCATGGCTGGCAAGCGACCGCAACAACCGTCTTGATATCGAGATTGGCCGGATTCCGGTTGTTTCGGCGGAACAGGCGCACATCATCATAGACAAAATCGAAGCCTTCGAAAACCTGGATCAGGCAGGCGACTGGCGCACGCTGTTCACTTTCACGGCTGACGATAACATGAACAGCAACAACAACGACCGCGACCTGCACACCTTCAACGCTGATTTTGTGGCCGAAGCCATTGATGAAGACGCAACCGGTATCCGGGTTCGCAAGCTGTATCAGTTCAGCTTCCCGCTGGAAAATACGCCTGCGGGGCGGCGGGTACCACAGGGCACGACTGCGCTGGTCAATCAGATCAATGCCGGAACCCTCACCCTGCACTTTTCAGGTCACGGTGCGGAACAGGTGCTCACGCAGCAACGGCTGTTTCAGTCCTCGGATATTCCCCGGCTCACCAACCGCGAGCGCCCCATGATTATGATCACAGCGACCTGCTCCTTCGGGCGCTACGACGACAACGTTGACTTTTCAGGCGCAGAGAAGCTCATGCTCCACGACAATGGCGGCTCCGTAGCCGCAATGACGACCTCCCGCGTGGTGTTCACGAGCTCCAGCCCCAACGAAACGCAGGACAACAACTTCGCCCTGCACATCGAACTCACCCGGCAAATGGTCATGCGCAACCCCGACGGCAGCAACCGCACAATCGGGGATGTGTACCGCACCACAAAAAACTTCATCCTCGATAACAACGAAGCCGCCAACCGCAACAGCATTAACAACCGCAAGTTCGTACTACTGGGCGATCCGGCCATGTCGATGGGACTTCCGGAGCAACAGATGGAAATCACCGCCATCAACGGACTACCGGTCAGCACATCCAACGCACCGCTGCAGCTGCGCTCACTTGACCGGGTTTCTGTGGAAGGGCGCGTGCTCGGCACCGGCGGCACAACCGACAACAGCTTTAACGGAGAAGGCATACTGCGGGTGTTTGACGCCTCCCGTCTGGAGCTGCTCCCCAACCCTGACGTAACCTGCAACCTCCTGTCGCCGGACTGCGGCTTCCGCGTACAGAACGACATTCTCTTTAATGGCAGGGTCAGCATTACGGACGGGCAGTTCAGCACCGAGTTCATTGTTCCGCAGGATATCGCCTACTCCGATTCACTTGCGCGCATTCATATTTACGGGATCAATCCCGGCGTATCGGATGCCGTTGGCTCCTTCTCCAACTTCTTCCTTAACGGCATCAACCCCAACGCCGTAAACACCTTCGAAGGCCCGCAGCTCGACGCCTACCTCAACGACGACAGTTTTGTGAACGGAAACCTGGTCAACCGTGACCCCACTTTAGTGGTAGATGTTTTCAGTGAAGGCGGGGTGAACACAACCGGCGCGGGCGTAGGCCATGAAATCATCGGTACCCTCCGCAATGCCGACCGTCCGGCTGAAGAGCGCACCTTCATTCTTAACGAGTTTTACACCAGCGCGCTCGACGATTTCACCCGCGGCCGCATTGAGTACCCGCTGGACAATCTGGAAGATGGTGCATGGTCGCTGTACGTGCGCGCCTGGGACGTTTTCAACAATGTGGGCGAAACCGAGATTTTCTTTGATGTGAGCGGGGGCGACGAGCTTGCCATCCGGAATGTGTACAACTATCCGAACCCAATGCACAACTTCACCCGCTTCGCTTTCGAACACAATCAGCCGGTAGGTCAGCCGCTGGATGTCTTCATCCGGGTCTACACGCTCAGCGGAAGGCCGGTAGCGCAAATTCGCGAAAGCCGGATCACCAACGGCAACCTGGAAATGTTTGAGTGGAACGGTCGCGATGATGATAACAACCGCCTTGCCGCCGGCACCTATCTGTACCACGTGCGGGTACGCACTGACGGCCCTAACGGGCGCCAAACACAGGAACATATAGAGCGTCTCGTAATTATTCGTTAG
- a CDS encoding cystathionine gamma-synthase: MKFNSKVIHAGQAPEETSGAVMPPIFQTSTYAQQAPDMHKGYDYARVGNPTRTALEQLIAGIEEADACAAFASGCAAMDALMKMLRPGNHVVASNDLYGGTYRLFTQVFAPFGIEYSFVDMTRTENVEAALRPETKMLWIETPTNPLLNIVDIRALTELAKSRGILTVVDNTFASPYLQQPLLLGADAVLHSTTKYLGGHSDVIGGAVATSHQDILENLRFQVKSTGAVPGPMDCYLTLRGIKTLAVRVERSCENAREVARYLRNHPLVKSVRYPGFEQHPGHEVAKSQMKDFGGMVSFTLKQDDIPSAHTFMQHTKLFTLAESLGGVESLISHPASMTHGSIPADVRHKAGLNDSLIRLSCGIEDAGDLLEDLETAFRALG, translated from the coding sequence ATGAAATTCAACTCCAAAGTCATCCATGCCGGTCAGGCGCCCGAAGAAACCTCCGGGGCTGTCATGCCGCCCATTTTTCAGACCTCCACCTACGCGCAGCAGGCCCCGGATATGCACAAGGGCTACGATTACGCGCGGGTCGGCAACCCGACCCGGACCGCCCTTGAGCAGCTCATCGCCGGTATCGAAGAAGCTGACGCCTGTGCCGCTTTCGCGAGCGGCTGCGCGGCCATGGATGCCCTCATGAAAATGCTGCGCCCCGGCAATCACGTAGTGGCCTCCAACGATTTGTATGGCGGCACCTACCGGCTGTTCACGCAGGTTTTTGCCCCCTTCGGCATCGAATATTCGTTTGTGGACATGACCCGCACCGAAAATGTCGAAGCCGCCCTCCGTCCCGAAACGAAAATGCTGTGGATCGAAACCCCGACCAATCCGCTCCTCAACATCGTGGATATCCGTGCCCTCACGGAGCTGGCCAAAAGCCGGGGCATCCTGACCGTGGTCGATAACACCTTCGCTTCGCCCTACCTGCAGCAGCCGCTGCTACTCGGCGCGGACGCCGTGCTGCACTCAACCACAAAATATCTCGGCGGACACTCCGATGTGATCGGCGGTGCGGTTGCAACCTCGCATCAGGACATACTCGAAAACCTGCGTTTTCAGGTGAAAAGCACCGGGGCCGTTCCCGGTCCGATGGACTGCTATCTCACCCTGCGCGGCATCAAAACGCTGGCCGTGCGCGTCGAGCGCAGCTGCGAGAACGCCCGCGAAGTCGCCCGCTACCTGCGCAATCACCCGCTGGTGAAGAGCGTGCGCTACCCCGGCTTCGAACAGCACCCCGGTCACGAAGTCGCGAAATCACAAATGAAGGATTTCGGCGGCATGGTCTCCTTCACCCTGAAACAGGACGACATCCCGAGCGCGCACACCTTCATGCAGCACACCAAGCTGTTCACCCTCGCCGAGAGCCTGGGCGGGGTCGAGTCGCTCATCAGCCATCCGGCGAGCATGACGCACGGCTCCATCCCCGCGGATGTCCGGCACAAAGCCGGGCTCAACGACTCGCTCATCCGCCTCTCCTGCGGCATCGAAGACGCGGGCGACCTGCTCGAAGACCTCGAAACCGCCTTCCGCGCGCTGGGCTAA